GTCAAATCAATAGTTGCTAATAAGTCTAAAATTGCTTTGCTCGAGAATGGTAGAACCTAGTCTGCTGTAGACGTTAGCCAATTTCTCTTCTGGAAGACAAAAAAACGAGAATTTATGTTTAGTCACGCTCTTACTCTGAACGATTTTGCCTATTCAATTCCCATCTGTCAACCAGAAGCAGATTTGGGGAGTATCTTAAATATTTTTAAGCATGGTAATTGCCAAATAATTGCACTTCCCTTAAAAAATAATGCCTGGGGAACACTTAGCTCTCAAGATTTGCTATCGTTGATGGCTCAACTATGGCAAAGAGATTGTGTAGCCATGATTAGTCATCCGAGAATAGCTCGTCAAGAAGATATTTCTCACCTAAAATACAAAAATTTTGAACATTTAATCAAGTCAGCGATCGCTCTTTCGGGCAAGATTAAACTGCAAGAGTTTTTAAATAATTTAGAAGATGTTTCATTGAGAGATCGCGAATATTTAATAATTGATGAGTTGGGTAAGCTACAAAGAAGGCTATAAACCTCACGAATACTTAGATATTTAGCAGCAAACTTTGAGCGAACTATCGCTAATACGCTCCAAATTTCATCCCAGCCAATGATGGCAGATTCTCTGAATACTGATAAATTTTTGGACAATGATACTTCTGAGTGTTGGCTTACTTTGGCAACTAAGGCATCTATTGCTGATTCAGTTGCCATACAGCTTGCAGATGGTGCATCAGCAACTACTGAAACATTAGTAGACAAACTGCTGGAAACAATTAGTCATGAACTAAAATCCCCTTTAACTGGCATTGTTGGCTTATCTAGCCTATTTAAAGACCAACAATTAGGAAAACTTAATCAGCGTCAACTGCGTTATGCACAGTTAATTTATCATGGTGGACAAAAGCTGATGAGTATTGTTAATGATCTAATAGAATTAACTAGTTTCACTGTCGAGAAGTTTCAGCCCCAGCCAGAAGCAATCGATCTGAGGTTTTTTTGTCTTCAGCTTTTTCAACAGGCTATGAGCAAATATAAATTAGCCAGCGCAGCAGAATCAAATTTTTTTCTAGAGACTCAATTAAAATTAGATATAGAGCCTGGAGCAGAAAAGGCGATCGCTGATAAAGTACAATTATCGACTATACTTTCTCACCTAATTTTGGAAACTCTCCAGTTTTGTGAACCAGTCCGTAATATCTTGACCATTGAGGTCAAAAGTTGGCAAGAATGCACGGCAATCATAGTTAGCAATGGTCTGATGAGTGATTTTGAGTTGGCATCATCCACTGACAATTTTGACAATTTTGGTTATCCTCAGCAAAGTTCTGGTTTAAATTTAGTTATTGCCCAATATTTGGCACAGATTGCTCAGGTAAAAATACAAAGTGACTATTCAACAGATGGTTGTCAGCTTACTTTACTGCTACCTCAAGCCAAAACTGAGATGAGCAACTATTGTTCAGATAATTTAGCTTTTAATACTCAAGACAAAGTAAAGAAAAATTTGACTGTGCTTTGCCTTTATCCTGAACCAGAAATGGTTGACCCAATTATCAATAGCGATAATGGTTTGAATTTTAATCTGAAAAATTGGGCAGAACAAGATTGGACGAACATCAGCCAACAACATCATTATCAACATCGTATTATTGAAGCTGATGGTTTGGAGCAGGCACACACTTTAGCCCGTATTTGGAAGTTAGATGTGATTGTGCTGGATGGACATCAAATTGCCGATCCTATTCAATATTGGCGATCTCTCCAAGCTTCTGAATATTTGACTGCCCTACCTATAGTAACTTTAGACACTAGAACCACCGAAGCTGCAAACCAAATTGAAGGACTAAAAGTTTATCCTTGTCTGCTTCGGGCCGACTGTCGCAGCATTAAAGATTTGATGCAGGTAATTCAAATTGCTACAGGGTTGGAACAATTTAGCTCAAGCTATGAAGAGTGAAGACAGTAATTTCTGGGCGACTATTAATACGCAGCGGTAAACCCGTCATGCCTAAACCGCGATTGGTATACTCTAAAGTATCTTCAATTTGATTTAAACCAGCAAAATATTTTTTCCCGCCATAAGGTAGTATAAAAGGATTAAGAAAAGGAATTTTAATTTGTCCTCCATGGGAATGACCAGACAACTGGAGCGCAAATTTATGAGTTGCAGCACTTTTGGCGATGTAGTCTGGTTCGTGAACCAATAATATGGCAGCACTATCATCGGGTAGAAGCTTAATTACTCGATCTAAGTCTGGTTTTCCCCAGTAAGGATCGTCAACTCCAGCAAAAGTTAGTTTTTTTGTACCTCGCTCAATCACATATACTTGATTATCTAAGTTAGTTACATTACTGTTTACCAAGGCTTGTTTTAGGTTATCAGTAGCATTTGCATTTCCCTTATGGTCATGATTGCCCAAAACTGATAAAGTGCTTATTTGAGATACTAATTTGCTTAATTTTTCCTCTAGTTCCTGACTATTAAAATTTTCGTGTTTAGTAATAAAGTCTCCTGTAATCGCGATCACATCTGGCTTTTGTTGATTAACCAGCTTGATGATTCTATCTAATCTTTTTGTAGGCATAAAGCGATTGCTGTGAAGATCGCTAATCTGTACAATTTTAAACTCATTAAAGGCTGGACTTAAGTTAGGAATTGTGAGTTGAATTGGCACTACTTCAATCCAATTTGGCTCTATTTTTGAACCATAAATATAACAAGAGATAAATAACGCGATCGCAATTATAGTAAAGTTATATAGCAATTTTTTTATGGTCTTAAATGGAAAATAATAACGCTTGGCTAACATATATGAGCAACTTTGAGAGATAGCGTTTGCTTTTCCATATTAATCTTTGTTTACATGAAATATTTAAATCAACACGTAATTATTACAGGTGGCTCTAGCGGTATTGGGAAAGCTACGGCAAAGTTATTAGCTCAACAGGGCGCAAATATTTCCCTAATTGCTCGCGATCGCCAAAAGTTAGCCACTGCTCAACGGGAAATAGCTACGTTAGCTCGAACTTCCCAACAAGTGCTTATTTTTCCAGCCGATGTATCTGATTCGGCTGCTATTAAAATCGCTATCAAGGGCGCGATAGCCCAACAAGGAATACCAGAGATGCTGATTACTTCGGCGGGAATAACTCATCCTGGTTACTTTTCAGAAATTCCCCTAGAAGTTTTTGAACGGATTATGGCGGTAAATTATTTTGGTTCTCTTTACGCCCTTAGAGCCGTTTTACCAGCTATGGAACAGCAAAAAAGGGGAAATATAGTCTTAATTTCATCTGGTGCGGGATTAATCGGTATTTATGGTTATACAGCTTACTGCCCTTCTAAGTTTGCTCTAAGAGGATTAGCAGAATCTCTTAGGGGCGAACTAAAGCCAAAGGGTATCAAAGTCACAATTGTATATCCCCCTGATACTGACACTCCTCAGCTAGAGGCAGAAAATAAAATAAAACCTGTCGAAACTAAAAAGATTACCGCTACAGCCAAAATTTTGACTGCCGAGGCAGTAGCAAAACAGATTGTTCAAGGCGTGGAAAAAGGGAATTTTGCGATCGCTCCTGGAACCGAGTTAACGATTCTGAATCGATTTCATAGTCTTTTAAGCCCTATATTAAACTGGTATTTTGATAGTATAGTCAGGAGAATAAATAATACGGTTAAACGATAAAGCGATCGCAATAATATATCAGAAGTTATTTTCCCAGTAATTTGACTGCACCAATACCGCCAAAATATAGTCCTAGCACTGCACCAGCCAATAAAGATTGAGTTAAAGGATCGGTAGAAGGAGTTAAAATTGCCCCCATAACTACCGAGCCAAGTACTACATAACGCCAACCTGCAAACATTTGCGCTGCCGAAACAATCCCTAAAAAACCCAAAATCAACTGAATTACAGGAATTTGAAACGCTAAACCCGTACTAAATAGTAAAAGTAATACGAACTCGAAATATTTATCAATTGACCAAGATTGTTCAACTACATCACTGCCGTAGTTAATAAAGAAATTAAGCGCAGCAGGAATTAAAGCAATATAAGCAAAAAACAAACCTGCAAAAAACAAAATACTAGAGCCAAAAATTACAGGAGCAAGTAGACGACGTTCTTTTCTAGTCAATCCTGGCAAGACAAATTGAACAATCTGATAAAGAATAAACGGACTTGCCAGCACCATCCCACTATAGCCAGCTACCTTGATAGATACAAAGAAAAACTCTCCTGGGGCTAGCTGTAAGAATTTTACACCTTGAGCAGGAACTTCCAAAATCCGAACTAAAGGTTTGACAAAAACAAAGCAGCCTAAAGCTGCGATCGCTACTGCAATTAAAGCATAGAAAATACGCAAGCGTAGTTCTTCTAGATGATCGAACAGTGACATCTCCACTTCATCTGGAAGTTCATTTAGATATTTTTCTTTCTCTTTGTCTTTGACGGAAGTTTCTAAGTTAGATGGTGGCATAAATTGATAGACAGAAATTAATCGTTCTACAGATTGAGTAAAATCGCTAAACTTGTTTTAATAATTATATCTTTCGCCGATCCTGTTTTTTTATTTATACCGAGATGTATATAAGGATCGCTCTTATATTTAAATTTGAAAGCTAATAAATTGAGCATATTCAATTTACTATTGATATTAACTAAGGTCTTAGCTTTCCCGTGAGAGATTTATTGAAATTCAGATGTTAAAAAGTGACTTACTTATCTATAGGCGTAGTGGCGAAACAATCATACCTAAGAAGTTAGAAATTAATGGTCATAATTTAGGTATAGCAGAGAATATAATCAATTGTTTTCAAGATTGCATAGGTAAAAATCAAGGGGATCTAGATCGGCGACTTTTAGACCTAGAAGGAAACAGCCCGAATTATCGATTGATAAGAGGTCTAGCTCATATATTACGTAATACCTTTTCTACTTTGGAAATTATTAGTCCTCTTGAGCCACCAATGCTTCGGCAAAGAGTTTTCTCACAAGCAGCTAAAACAGCAACTATACCTAATAATCGCAGCGATACTTTAGAAGCAATTTCTCTCTGTCTGTCTGATGAATTAAAATATGCTGTATCTCGTACTGAAATTGAAGCAGGATTATACGCAGACCTGCAAGAAAATCGTATACTAACTCAGTTTGAAGCACCAATTTCTGAGTCATTGCTTCATCGTTACAATCTTTCTCAAGTACAGGGCATTTTTTACCATGCCACCAACGTTGTTATCAATGCGCACCGTAATGATCCTGGAGAATACAAATTACTGTTTCGCTATATCAAATTATTTCAGTTAATGGCATATATAGAAGGAGATGCTGATACTGGATTTACGTTGACTATGGATGGTCCAGCTAGTCTTTTCAAAGCAAGCACCAGATATGGTTTAGCTTTGGCAAAAATGATTCCAGCTTTGCTTCATGTAACAGAATGGAGTCTCCAGGCTAAATTACAAAACCGCGATCAATACTCTGGAAATATTAAGACAGGTAAGTTTAACCTGGCAAGCGGTCGTTGTGATTTAGTTTCTCACTATCCCCCAGGAAAACCATATGATAGTATGCTAGAGGCTTCTTTTGCTAAAAGTTGGGCGAAAACAAAAACTGAATGGCGATTAGAAAGAGAGGTCGACTTAATTCCTCTTCCAGGCAGCGTAATGATTCCTGACTTTCGTCTAGTTCATCCAGACGGCAGAGAATTTCTTCTAGAAATTGTGGGCTACTGGCGACCACAATATTTGCAGAAAAAATTCTATCAGGTGCGTAGTGGTGACACTGAAAACTTAATTCTTGCTGTTTCTGAAAGATTAAACTTAGAAAAGGCTGGGGTAAAGTTTACTGATTTACCAAATAGGTTAATCTGGTTTAAAAATAAGCTACAGTCCAAAGCGGTATTAGATTTATTGGAAAATTAGATCGCGGTTGACTGCTTATACAAATAAATAAAAATATTCCTGTAAATCTTAAAGAAGAAGCTGTAAATGAGCAGACTTCACCCAAGAGGTTAGAATTTCTAGCTAGTGTAAATGAAGAGTTACTCCCATCCCACTATAAGATTATTTAAAATAGAGAAGTTGAAATAAAGCGGTAGAAATAGGAAGTCGGACACAAAAACTTAAAAAACAGCAATTGAGTGGCAAAAGCTATACTACCAGAATCAACAGAGCTATTTAAGAGCAAGATTATTAGCAATCAAATTTTTAGTTGAAGGTAAAACGAGAAGAGAAGTCTCGCAGTCGTTAGATTGTACTTACAAAACCTTGACTAATTGGATTGATAAATACCTCGACGGCAGATTAGAAAAATTAACCGAATCAATCAGACATCGAGTTCCACAAAAATTAGGCCCAGCTCAAAAGCTACAGTTTAAACAAATGCTTCTGCAACAAACTCCAATTGACTACGGTATCGATAGGAATTTGTGGACAGCTAAAATTATGACTCAAGTCATTGAACAAAACTGGAATGTTCAGTTAAAAAATAGTCGTATTTATGAAATTATTCAAGAGCTGAATCTTTCATATTAAAAAGGTCATCAAGATTATGTTAATGCAAATAAAGCCAAACAAAGACAGTTTGTCGAGTTACTAAATAAAAGCTTAAAGTTAGAGGTGAAGATAAAAAAATCCTCTTTTTTGACGAATTTGCTGTATATGACCGCCAAGCGTATTTTTTATGGATGAGCAGAGAAAAATACCCGACCCAAGATTCCTAGCAATGAAAAGAGAAAACGCCATGAGGTTAGCGGACTGTTGAGTGTGGATGCTTTAACAGGAGAAGAATATCTACAACTAAAGTCCAAATCGAAGAGTGAAGATATTGCCAGCTATTTTGGTTTGCTATGTGATGATTTATTAAATAAAAGCTATCGTAAGGTCACAATTATTTTCGACAACAATTCGACTTATAAAGACAAAATGAAGTCTCAATTGAAAACTCTCATGTCTACCTTAGAAATTGACCAGAAAATTCAAGTCGAGTTTTTTCGTACCCCTTCTTACTCTCCTGATTTTAATTTAGCTGAATATATAGCAATACGTTATAAGGTTAGGACGCTATACTGAATAAATCAAGAAACGAAAGAGAATAGGATTAATGGCATCCCCTTACAGTTACGATTTGCGAGCGAAGGCAATTAAAGCAGTAAAAAGTGGCGAGAAGAAAGTCAATGTATGCCGAATGTTCGCTATCAGTCGTAACACACTGAACTTGTGGCTCAAAAGAGAACAAGTTCAGGGTGACTTCAAAGCGATCGCTCTTCATCAAAAAGGAAAAAAGCCCAAGATTAAAAACCTCCTGCGTTTTCAAGAATTTGTGTTGCAACACAACAACAAAACACAGCAACGAATAGCTCAATTATGGGGGAAGAATCTAACTCAGCAAAATGTCAGCGATGCGATAAGAAAGCTGGGCATAACTAGAAAAAAAGCGGTCAGACCCCGCGTCGCCGACAGGCGCAAGACAAAGGGCTTGCCCGCATGTACGCTGACCAAGACAAACTTATGGGTATCGAGAGAGAAATGAAGAAAAAAGGCAACAATTTCTTGAACGTATCGGTCAAATAGATCGAAGCAAAATCGTCTATGTAGATGAAGCAGGATTCGACAATCGAGACGATTATCCATACGGATATAGCCCGAAAGGAACAAGATGTTATGGATTAAAATCGGGTCGAAGAGTAGACAGGGTTAGTTGGATTGCAGCGTTAAAATCAGGAAAAGTTTTTGCACCGTTGACATATGAGGGATGTTGTAATCGTCAAGTATTTGAGACTTGGTTAGAAAAAAGTTTGCTTCCTCAATTGAAGTCTGGCGACATTATCGTGATTGACAATGCAACCTTTCACAAAGGACAAAGCATTCTTGAAATCGTTCATCATGCAGGATGTGAAATTTGGTATTTGCCCCCGTATTCCCCTGATTTAAACAAAATAGAGCGTTGGTGGTCGGTTCTCAAAACTTGGATGAAACAAAGAATTTACGATTTTGAAACTATCCGAGAGTGTGTTGATTCTGCTTTCGCGCAATGTCCTAATGTCTTCGCGTAATGCTATATTATTCACTTATTAAGACTATGATTTTTGCATCACTTACCGTTAAACGTAACTATTGAGCAAATAGAACAAAAACTAAGTAATTATTTTCTACCTCACCGACTTCAAACACCACAACAAATCAAAAATACAATTCGTCATATTTGTCATTTAATTCGGTATTTTTCGGGCGGGATGGGAGTAACACGTTTGGTTGTTAGAAATCCTAATTGTATATCTTAGCTAATTTAGTTTTAAAGCTATCTGATGTTGAAATTCTGATTGTGATCGCTGAAAATAATAATACTTCAGAAGATGTCAAAGGAAAAATACTTGAAAAACTGTTAGGCTGTTCTCGTTATCTAGATAGCAAATAGCAAAAAGACCACTTCACTTTCGGAAAGATGGTCTTTTTGCTTGTAATATAGAACCTGGCACTGAGCTATTTTTCCAGGGGGCTACCCCCCAAGTATCTTCGCCGCTACAGAGTTTAACTATCGAGTTCGGGATGGGGTCGAAGTGGTTCCACTGCGCTAAAAGCACCAGGAATTCTTTTTGGAATCTACATTCCCTCAAGACTGCATAAATCTAGAATTGTGTGAGTTGAGCCAAAATACTAAGTAAACTAGACAAGTCTTTTAGCTGTTTTTTTGCTTGAATTAAGGTCAAGCCCT
This DNA window, taken from Pleurocapsa sp. FMAR1, encodes the following:
- a CDS encoding sensor histidine kinase codes for the protein MMADSLNTDKFLDNDTSECWLTLATKASIADSVAIQLADGASATTETLVDKLLETISHELKSPLTGIVGLSSLFKDQQLGKLNQRQLRYAQLIYHGGQKLMSIVNDLIELTSFTVEKFQPQPEAIDLRFFCLQLFQQAMSKYKLASAAESNFFLETQLKLDIEPGAEKAIADKVQLSTILSHLILETLQFCEPVRNILTIEVKSWQECTAIIVSNGLMSDFELASSTDNFDNFGYPQQSSGLNLVIAQYLAQIAQVKIQSDYSTDGCQLTLLLPQAKTEMSNYCSDNLAFNTQDKVKKNLTVLCLYPEPEMVDPIINSDNGLNFNLKNWAEQDWTNISQQHHYQHRIIEADGLEQAHTLARIWKLDVIVLDGHQIADPIQYWRSLQASEYLTALPIVTLDTRTTEAANQIEGLKVYPCLLRADCRSIKDLMQVIQIATGLEQFSSSYEE
- a CDS encoding metallophosphoesterase — its product is MLYNFTIIAIALFISCYIYGSKIEPNWIEVVPIQLTIPNLSPAFNEFKIVQISDLHSNRFMPTKRLDRIIKLVNQQKPDVIAITGDFITKHENFNSQELEEKLSKLVSQISTLSVLGNHDHKGNANATDNLKQALVNSNVTNLDNQVYVIERGTKKLTFAGVDDPYWGKPDLDRVIKLLPDDSAAILLVHEPDYIAKSAATHKFALQLSGHSHGGQIKIPFLNPFILPYGGKKYFAGLNQIEDTLEYTNRGLGMTGLPLRINSRPEITVFTLHSLS
- a CDS encoding SDR family oxidoreductase yields the protein MKYLNQHVIITGGSSGIGKATAKLLAQQGANISLIARDRQKLATAQREIATLARTSQQVLIFPADVSDSAAIKIAIKGAIAQQGIPEMLITSAGITHPGYFSEIPLEVFERIMAVNYFGSLYALRAVLPAMEQQKRGNIVLISSGAGLIGIYGYTAYCPSKFALRGLAESLRGELKPKGIKVTIVYPPDTDTPQLEAENKIKPVETKKITATAKILTAEAVAKQIVQGVEKGNFAIAPGTELTILNRFHSLLSPILNWYFDSIVRRINNTVKR
- the tatC gene encoding twin-arginine translocase subunit TatC; the encoded protein is MPPSNLETSVKDKEKEKYLNELPDEVEMSLFDHLEELRLRIFYALIAVAIAALGCFVFVKPLVRILEVPAQGVKFLQLAPGEFFFVSIKVAGYSGMVLASPFILYQIVQFVLPGLTRKERRLLAPVIFGSSILFFAGLFFAYIALIPAALNFFINYGSDVVEQSWSIDKYFEFVLLLLFSTGLAFQIPVIQLILGFLGIVSAAQMFAGWRYVVLGSVVMGAILTPSTDPLTQSLLAGAVLGLYFGGIGAVKLLGK
- a CDS encoding DUF790 family protein, with protein sequence MLKSDLLIYRRSGETIIPKKLEINGHNLGIAENIINCFQDCIGKNQGDLDRRLLDLEGNSPNYRLIRGLAHILRNTFSTLEIISPLEPPMLRQRVFSQAAKTATIPNNRSDTLEAISLCLSDELKYAVSRTEIEAGLYADLQENRILTQFEAPISESLLHRYNLSQVQGIFYHATNVVINAHRNDPGEYKLLFRYIKLFQLMAYIEGDADTGFTLTMDGPASLFKASTRYGLALAKMIPALLHVTEWSLQAKLQNRDQYSGNIKTGKFNLASGRCDLVSHYPPGKPYDSMLEASFAKSWAKTKTEWRLEREVDLIPLPGSVMIPDFRLVHPDGREFLLEIVGYWRPQYLQKKFYQVRSGDTENLILAVSERLNLEKAGVKFTDLPNRLIWFKNKLQSKAVLDLLEN
- a CDS encoding helix-turn-helix domain-containing protein encodes the protein MEWQKLYYQNQQSYLRARLLAIKFLVEGKTRREVSQSLDCTYKTLTNWIDKYLDGRLEKLTESIRHRVPQKLGPAQKLQFKQMLLQQTPIDYGIDRNLWTAKIMTQVIEQNWNVQLKNSRIYEIIQELNLSY